A window of Thermococcus aggregans contains these coding sequences:
- a CDS encoding ubiquitin-like small modifier protein 1, producing MRVKVRYFARFRELAGTGEEEIELPEGSKIRDLIKKIRELHPEFKNEVFGEDYDDNADVNMSRNGRYASFDEELKDGDVVALFPPTSGG from the coding sequence ATGAGAGTAAAAGTGAGATATTTTGCTCGCTTTAGGGAGCTTGCTGGAACAGGAGAGGAGGAAATCGAGCTTCCAGAGGGGAGCAAGATAAGAGACCTCATTAAAAAGATAAGGGAGCTCCATCCAGAGTTTAAAAATGAAGTTTTTGGTGAAGACTACGACGACAATGCAGATGTAAACATGTCAAGAAACGGCAGATATGCCTCTTTTGACGAAGAATTGAAAGATGGAGACGTTGTAGCACTATTCCCTCCAACAAGTGGTGGATGA
- the dmpI gene encoding 4-oxalocrotonate tautomerase DmpI, with product MPTILVEGPPISVEKKRKLVKRLTEVASEVYGIEHITVLIKENPPENVGINGELLLDRKRKTMRGEK from the coding sequence ATGCCGACCATACTTGTTGAAGGCCCACCAATTAGTGTTGAGAAGAAAAGGAAGCTCGTAAAAAGACTTACTGAGGTAGCATCAGAGGTTTACGGGATAGAACACATAACTGTTCTTATAAAGGAGAACCCACCCGAGAACGTGGGTATTAATGGGGAGCTTCTACTGGACAGAAAACGAAAAACAATGAGGGGAGAAAAATGA
- a CDS encoding XTP/dITP diphosphatase produces MRLVFVTSNKGKVEEVKKYLSPLGVEIVQKNIEYPEIQANTLEEVVTFGINWLKERIDEPFFIDDSGLFIESLKGFPGVYSAYVYKTLGNEGILKLMEGANDRRAYFKSVIGYYDGELHMFTGVVHGKITNEKRGNKGFGFDPIFMPEGYSKTFAEMKTEEKNKISHRGLALKEFAQWLKENLKKD; encoded by the coding sequence ATGCGGCTAGTGTTTGTAACTTCTAACAAAGGCAAAGTAGAAGAGGTCAAGAAGTATCTCTCCCCTCTGGGTGTAGAAATCGTCCAAAAAAACATAGAATATCCCGAAATACAGGCAAACACTCTGGAAGAAGTCGTAACCTTTGGGATAAACTGGTTAAAGGAGCGTATAGACGAGCCCTTTTTTATAGACGATTCTGGCCTTTTTATTGAGAGCCTGAAAGGATTTCCCGGGGTTTATTCTGCTTATGTTTACAAAACCCTTGGAAACGAAGGAATTCTCAAGCTCATGGAAGGGGCCAACGACAGGAGAGCGTACTTCAAAAGCGTAATAGGTTACTATGATGGAGAGCTTCACATGTTTACGGGGGTTGTACACGGAAAAATAACCAATGAGAAACGCGGCAATAAAGGGTTCGGGTTTGATCCAATATTCATGCCCGAGGGCTACAGTAAAACGTTCGCAGAAATGAAAACAGAAGAAAAAAACAAAATTTCCCATAGGGGACTCGCCCTTAAGGAGTTTGCACAATGGCTAAAAGAAAATCTTAAAAAGGATTGA
- a CDS encoding molybdenum cofactor biosynthesis protein MoaE, producing MKIKLFKKPEDFDINEAIELVSSPKSGGIAIFLGKVREESHDRRVKKLIYEAYEEMAVEEMKKIREEALKKFPILDMVIWHRYGELGVGENTILIVTAGKHRKEAFEACIWAVDEVKKRVPIWKKEVTDEGEFWIEGERVIPSKKTH from the coding sequence TTGAAGATTAAGCTGTTTAAAAAACCCGAAGACTTTGACATTAATGAGGCAATTGAGTTAGTTTCATCTCCAAAAAGTGGAGGAATTGCAATATTCCTCGGAAAAGTTAGAGAGGAGAGCCACGACAGAAGGGTTAAAAAGCTCATTTATGAGGCCTATGAAGAAATGGCGGTAGAAGAGATGAAAAAAATTAGAGAAGAAGCGTTGAAAAAATTCCCCATACTGGACATGGTTATATGGCACCGCTACGGAGAGCTTGGAGTTGGCGAGAACACAATTCTTATAGTTACCGCTGGAAAACACAGAAAAGAAGCATTTGAAGCTTGCATATGGGCTGTAGATGAGGTAAAAAAGAGAGTTCCCATCTGGAAGAAAGAAGTAACGGATGAAGGCGAATTCTGGATTGAAGGAGAAAGGGTAATACCGAGCAAAAAGACACATTAA
- a CDS encoding adenosine-specific kinase, whose protein sequence is MVKIEVVDVEKPEGVECIIGQGNFSIFTVDDLARALLTTVPGIKFGIAMNEAKPQLTRYTGNDKELEELAAKNALKIGAGHVFVILMREAFPINVLNTVKNHPAVAMVYGASENPMQVIVAETELGRSVLGIVDGKAAIRIETDEQKKERRELVEKIGYTID, encoded by the coding sequence ATGGTCAAAATAGAAGTTGTAGATGTAGAGAAGCCCGAGGGAGTAGAGTGCATCATCGGTCAAGGGAACTTCTCAATTTTCACAGTTGATGACCTAGCTAGAGCTCTTCTCACAACAGTCCCCGGAATAAAATTTGGTATTGCCATGAACGAAGCAAAGCCTCAGCTAACAAGATACACAGGAAACGACAAAGAACTCGAGGAATTGGCTGCAAAAAACGCCTTGAAAATTGGAGCAGGTCACGTGTTTGTTATACTTATGAGAGAGGCATTCCCAATAAACGTGCTCAATACAGTCAAAAACCACCCCGCAGTCGCTATGGTGTATGGGGCAAGCGAAAACCCCATGCAGGTTATAGTTGCTGAAACAGAGCTCGGAAGATCTGTTTTGGGAATAGTGGACGGAAAAGCTGCAATTAGAATCGAGACCGACGAGCAGAAGAAAGAGAGAAGAGAGCTTGTTGAAAAAATTGGTTACACTATAGACTAA
- a CDS encoding FmdE family protein: MLTLNRLVKEGKVEEILEYAREFHGHICPYLALGIRASLIAMEELGVGRLDHSGSVDESTLAIVEVNSCFTDGVQVATGCTLGNNSLIYLDLGKTALTLVRRSTWEGVRVYIDAERLEKYYPSGAMELFKKVIRERKGTPEEKKRLRELWERLAKTMLHLPREEFKIERVKVPPIELAPIFESIRCSKCGELTMSRRIVYIDREPLCYRCAGEAYHAVIGRGIVKVGGSGSGA; the protein is encoded by the coding sequence ATGCTCACCCTTAACCGACTCGTCAAGGAGGGTAAAGTGGAGGAGATACTCGAATACGCGAGGGAGTTTCACGGGCACATATGCCCCTACCTGGCCCTTGGAATACGAGCTTCACTCATAGCGATGGAGGAACTTGGAGTAGGGCGGCTCGACCATTCTGGTAGCGTGGACGAGAGCACTTTGGCGATCGTTGAAGTAAACAGCTGCTTCACCGACGGCGTCCAGGTCGCCACGGGGTGCACGCTCGGCAACAACTCCCTGATTTACTTAGACCTTGGCAAGACCGCGCTGACCCTCGTCAGGCGCTCGACATGGGAAGGGGTCAGGGTGTATATCGATGCCGAGAGGCTTGAGAAATACTATCCGTCGGGGGCAATGGAGCTCTTCAAAAAGGTCATACGAGAGAGGAAGGGAACCCCGGAGGAGAAAAAGCGTCTAAGGGAGCTCTGGGAGAGACTTGCAAAGACCATGCTCCACTTACCTAGAGAGGAGTTCAAAATAGAGCGGGTTAAGGTTCCCCCAATTGAGCTGGCCCCTATTTTTGAGAGCATCCGGTGCTCGAAGTGCGGGGAACTGACAATGTCGAGGAGAATCGTCTACATCGATAGAGAGCCCCTCTGCTACAGGTGTGCCGGGGAAGCGTACCACGCGGTAATTGGAAGGGGGATCGTTAAAGTAGGAGGGTCTGGCAGTGGAGCTTAA
- a CDS encoding SPASM domain-containing protein, translating to MRANSNDGIFNMAQPIITFAKPPWVKNEHTGKLERLILQLGSGKGEFSEVEGIPRSIGCIGNNKFVLRDSPMEIKRMKEIVREFSLICGKDLYLTNYDDLSLLEEISCFSAMLPIENIYPVVRLEDFDRVNLPSNVKPIVEARYSSKNMKKLQNIEDAYAVLLMIKGSEIENLENLALPCKIYIDVLFPGSLKRVDFDLMKAKRAFKAHTKFHPCLCGTLAITRDGFALPCPLLRKFIVGNAKELSLRQILRKRRLKRFWKLTKKDIEGCKLCPFNSTCHDCRALEYYASGDIMGVEYCPLDHPLGYNVQKSFMDRKLKL from the coding sequence ATGAGAGCAAATAGTAATGATGGGATTTTTAATATGGCTCAACCCATCATCACTTTTGCCAAACCACCATGGGTAAAGAACGAACATACTGGAAAGCTTGAAAGGCTTATACTCCAGCTGGGGTCGGGAAAAGGAGAATTTTCAGAGGTAGAGGGGATACCAAGATCAATAGGGTGTATTGGCAACAACAAGTTTGTTCTCCGAGATAGTCCTATGGAAATCAAACGTATGAAGGAAATAGTAAGAGAATTCTCACTAATTTGTGGTAAAGATCTTTATTTGACAAACTACGATGACCTATCTCTTCTAGAGGAAATTTCTTGCTTCTCCGCTATGCTTCCAATTGAAAATATTTATCCCGTCGTGAGACTTGAAGACTTCGATAGAGTGAATCTTCCTTCCAATGTAAAACCCATTGTAGAGGCAAGGTATTCCAGTAAAAACATGAAAAAGCTTCAAAACATTGAAGATGCTTATGCCGTGCTTCTTATGATTAAAGGGAGTGAAATTGAAAACCTTGAGAATCTTGCACTTCCCTGCAAAATTTACATCGATGTACTCTTTCCCGGTTCACTAAAAAGAGTGGATTTCGATTTAATGAAAGCAAAGAGAGCGTTTAAGGCCCATACCAAATTTCATCCATGTCTATGCGGGACTTTGGCTATAACAAGGGACGGCTTCGCTCTTCCTTGTCCTCTTTTGCGGAAGTTCATAGTGGGAAACGCCAAAGAATTAAGCCTAAGACAGATACTCCGAAAACGTAGATTGAAAAGATTCTGGAAATTAACGAAGAAAGACATAGAAGGCTGCAAACTCTGTCCATTCAACTCTACATGTCATGACTGCAGGGCACTGGAATATTATGCCTCCGGTGACATAATGGGAGTGGAATACTGTCCGCTGGATCACCCTCTAGGGTATAATGTCCAAAAAAGTTTTATGGATAGAAAATTAAAATTATGA
- a CDS encoding ThiF family adenylyltransferase gives MLTERELERYDRQIRIFGIEGQEKLKRSKVAVVGVGGLGSPVAYYLAAAGVNLLLIDEQLPELSNLNRQILHWEEDVGKNPKPISAKWKLERFNSDIKIDTFVGKLTRENIRDVLKDVDVIVDCLDNFETRYLLDEFAHEKGIPLVHGAVESFYGQVTTIIPGKTKSLREIFPAPPKKKENFPIVGATAGVIGTIQTAEVIKLLTGKGEVLANKLLIVDLMHNSFEVIELED, from the coding sequence ATGTTAACGGAAAGAGAGCTGGAAAGATATGATAGGCAGATTAGAATTTTTGGTATTGAGGGGCAAGAAAAGCTCAAAAGAAGCAAAGTGGCAGTGGTGGGTGTTGGCGGCTTAGGAAGCCCGGTAGCGTATTATTTAGCCGCTGCAGGGGTAAATCTCTTGCTTATAGATGAACAACTCCCAGAGTTAAGTAATTTAAACAGGCAGATTCTCCATTGGGAAGAGGACGTAGGCAAAAACCCGAAGCCAATATCCGCAAAATGGAAGCTTGAGCGCTTTAATTCAGACATCAAGATAGATACCTTTGTAGGAAAGCTCACAAGGGAAAACATAAGAGATGTTCTCAAAGACGTTGACGTTATAGTTGACTGCTTGGACAACTTCGAGACGAGGTACTTGCTAGATGAATTTGCCCACGAGAAGGGTATTCCCTTAGTTCACGGAGCCGTTGAGAGCTTTTATGGACAGGTAACCACTATAATTCCGGGAAAAACAAAAAGCCTTAGAGAAATCTTTCCTGCCCCGCCGAAGAAGAAAGAGAACTTTCCGATTGTGGGGGCAACAGCTGGAGTTATTGGCACAATACAAACGGCGGAAGTCATAAAGCTGTTGACCGGTAAAGGAGAAGTGTTGGCAAATAAGCTGCTTATCGTTGATTTGATGCACAATTCCTTTGAGGTGATAGAGCTTGAAGATTAA
- a CDS encoding Lrp/AsnC family transcriptional regulator, with translation MSEVLDTIDLKLLKELKENSRENIASLSKKIGIPRTTVHYRIKKLVNEGIIEKFTIKPNYKKLNLGTTAFILARYEPDSGLTQREVAKRIAQIEEVYEVHIIAGEWDLLIKARAPSAEDIGKVVIDKLREIKGVGQTVTMVSFVTVKEEI, from the coding sequence ATGAGCGAGGTATTGGATACAATTGATTTAAAACTGCTAAAAGAGCTTAAGGAGAACTCAAGGGAAAACATAGCCAGCTTAAGCAAAAAGATAGGAATTCCAAGGACAACTGTCCATTACAGGATAAAGAAGCTTGTAAACGAGGGTATAATAGAGAAATTTACCATTAAGCCCAACTACAAAAAGCTCAACCTAGGAACTACGGCATTTATTCTTGCTAGGTATGAACCCGATTCGGGACTCACACAGAGAGAAGTCGCTAAGCGGATTGCCCAGATTGAAGAAGTTTATGAGGTTCACATAATCGCAGGAGAATGGGATCTCCTTATAAAGGCCAGGGCTCCTTCGGCTGAGGACATTGGAAAAGTCGTTATTGACAAGCTTAGGGAGATAAAGGGCGTTGGACAAACCGTAACCATGGTTTCGTTTGTTACCGTGAAAGAAGAAATTTAA
- a CDS encoding GbsR/MarR family transcriptional regulator, whose product MSVENAKKIMMEHFANTARRFGLSELYGYIYGLLFFEDEPLSLGEIAERTGYSLSHVSTALKLLENVGLVKRIKKPGDKKAYYTAIKNIREWRKEAYYKKIEEDIRQTRENLLRALKEIENDESEEAKKIRQRIEFALRRNAIAEKIINIFLKHEDEEILQALLECLEKKLNSKNP is encoded by the coding sequence TTGAGCGTGGAAAATGCCAAAAAGATCATGATGGAGCACTTCGCAAATACTGCAAGGAGATTTGGATTAAGTGAGCTTTATGGGTATATCTACGGCCTGCTCTTCTTTGAAGATGAGCCCCTAAGCCTGGGAGAAATTGCCGAGAGGACGGGATACTCTCTTTCTCATGTAAGTACGGCTCTCAAGCTACTGGAAAATGTCGGCTTGGTAAAAAGGATCAAAAAACCAGGAGACAAAAAAGCATACTATACCGCAATAAAGAACATTCGAGAATGGAGAAAAGAAGCGTATTATAAGAAAATAGAGGAAGACATAAGGCAAACTCGGGAAAACCTTTTGAGAGCGTTAAAGGAGATAGAGAACGACGAAAGCGAAGAGGCAAAAAAAATTAGACAGAGAATAGAATTTGCTCTCAGAAGAAACGCTATTGCAGAGAAAATTATAAACATCTTTTTGAAACATGAAGATGAAGAGATCCTACAAGCGCTCTTAGAGTGCCTTGAGAAAAAGCTAAACAGTAAAAACCCTTAA
- a CDS encoding B12-binding domain-containing radical SAM protein gives MRVALVRTNPGESGYASAYGYIAPPLGLASLAGAVRDIAEVKIIDAEAKNLSEEETLKEIEAFNPDVVGFTTIASTYVNPSLRIVRKMRERGVESLVVFGGHHATFTYPLVLRERVDVVVVGEGESTFRELVVALKEGRDVSNVRGIAYRDGEKVNVSYRGPILNLDNLPMPAYDLLDPNAYKATIVGENARIASIETSRGCPYNCEFCSASAMWGHAWRFKSNERVVEELKFVKSLGYNWVFFVDDNFVVPYKYEERIKLLDSIIEEGLNDINYIIQIRADIIAKHPELAEKLAEAGVKVAFMGIESGSEEVLKAMRKGLRKNDTFRAIQLLSEQGIVTYGGVIIGAPYESREDRKATYKFVQMLGDHGLDAVQISIYTPLPGSDSFYRALKDRLILTFDWDLYDVLHPVMRTKEKLWRLYFESREKTYMFYFKKWLHGIRGKSEKYSKPILSTGKRYVIRRLPHYIKNFLKLPVESFLVQRKILNSAKKLDEYTIKILEEVYTKHLSTYLKIFHEAINQNRTQKLENKSSKPII, from the coding sequence ATGAGAGTTGCACTTGTTAGGACAAACCCCGGAGAAAGCGGATACGCCTCAGCTTATGGGTACATTGCTCCCCCGTTGGGCCTTGCATCCTTAGCTGGAGCCGTTAGAGACATCGCAGAGGTAAAGATAATCGACGCGGAAGCGAAAAATCTCAGTGAGGAGGAGACTCTGAAAGAAATAGAGGCCTTCAACCCCGACGTTGTAGGTTTCACAACCATAGCGTCCACATACGTAAATCCCTCTCTGAGGATTGTCAGAAAAATGAGGGAGAGAGGAGTTGAATCCCTTGTCGTTTTTGGTGGGCACCACGCAACGTTCACTTACCCCCTTGTGTTGAGAGAGAGAGTCGACGTTGTTGTCGTCGGAGAAGGAGAAAGCACGTTTAGGGAGCTCGTTGTGGCGCTGAAAGAAGGGAGGGATGTTAGCAACGTTAGGGGTATAGCATACAGAGATGGTGAGAAAGTTAACGTTTCTTATCGCGGACCCATCCTCAATCTTGATAACCTGCCGATGCCGGCTTACGATTTACTTGATCCAAATGCGTATAAGGCAACAATTGTGGGAGAAAACGCGAGGATTGCGTCAATAGAAACCTCCAGGGGATGCCCCTACAACTGTGAGTTCTGCAGTGCCTCCGCCATGTGGGGGCATGCGTGGAGGTTTAAGAGCAACGAGCGTGTTGTGGAAGAGTTAAAATTCGTGAAGAGCCTCGGATACAACTGGGTGTTTTTTGTTGATGACAATTTTGTTGTTCCCTACAAATATGAAGAGAGAATTAAGCTTCTCGATTCTATAATAGAAGAAGGACTTAACGACATAAACTACATAATTCAAATAAGGGCGGATATAATCGCAAAACACCCAGAACTTGCAGAGAAGCTTGCAGAAGCTGGAGTCAAAGTGGCTTTTATGGGCATTGAATCCGGTAGCGAAGAGGTTTTGAAGGCCATGAGAAAGGGGTTGAGAAAAAACGATACCTTCAGAGCCATCCAACTACTCAGCGAACAGGGAATAGTCACTTACGGCGGGGTTATAATCGGGGCACCCTATGAGTCTAGGGAGGATAGAAAAGCAACTTATAAGTTCGTCCAGATGCTTGGTGACCACGGGCTTGACGCGGTTCAAATCTCCATATACACCCCTCTACCAGGCAGTGATTCCTTTTACAGAGCGCTTAAGGATAGACTAATTCTAACCTTTGACTGGGATTTATACGACGTTCTGCACCCAGTAATGCGGACAAAAGAAAAACTCTGGAGGCTCTACTTTGAGAGCCGGGAGAAGACGTACATGTTTTACTTCAAAAAGTGGCTTCACGGTATCAGAGGAAAGTCCGAAAAGTATTCAAAACCAATCCTGAGCACAGGTAAGAGATACGTCATCCGTAGGCTCCCGCATTACATAAAGAATTTCTTAAAGCTCCCCGTGGAGAGCTTTTTAGTTCAAAGAAAGATTCTAAACTCAGCAAAGAAACTCGATGAGTATACAATCAAAATCCTCGAAGAAGTATACACCAAGCATTTATCCACGTATCTGAAAATATTCCACGAAGCCATAAATCAGAATAGAACACAAAAACTTGAAAATAAATCATCCAAACCAATCATTTAA
- a CDS encoding CDP-2,3-bis-(O-geranylgeranyl)-sn-glycerol synthase: MNELAEALWYILPAYFANASPVIFKGKTPMDFGKKFIDGRRILGDGKTWRGFFGGLFTGILIGIIQYQIKPDFYGSFSVALKLSFALSLGALLGDLIGSFVKRRIGMERGYPAVGLDQWGFLISALILAYPIKTITTGQVLFLLVVTPFIHWGANVLAYKLKWKSVPW; this comes from the coding sequence ATGAATGAGCTAGCTGAAGCCTTATGGTACATCCTCCCAGCATATTTTGCAAACGCCTCTCCAGTAATCTTCAAGGGCAAAACTCCAATGGACTTTGGAAAGAAGTTTATTGACGGAAGGAGAATTCTTGGGGATGGAAAAACTTGGAGGGGATTTTTCGGGGGCTTATTTACCGGAATTCTAATAGGGATCATCCAGTATCAAATCAAACCAGATTTTTACGGCTCGTTCTCAGTTGCCTTAAAGCTAAGCTTTGCACTCTCCCTTGGGGCTCTTCTTGGAGATCTCATAGGAAGTTTTGTCAAGAGAAGAATAGGCATGGAGAGAGGCTATCCAGCAGTCGGTCTTGATCAGTGGGGCTTTTTGATTTCTGCACTGATTTTAGCGTATCCAATAAAAACCATCACAACGGGACAAGTATTGTTCCTTTTAGTTGTAACTCCATTTATCCATTGGGGAGCAAATGTTCTCGCATATAAGCTAAAGTGGAAAAGCGTTCCTTGGTGA
- a CDS encoding Lrp/AsnC ligand binding domain-containing protein, whose amino-acid sequence MKVFMILVTNSRYDFEILEFLEGLPQTLEVHRLYGDYDILAKLEVRDLKELSNIKNELLRKGGILRTETLIAEEG is encoded by the coding sequence ATGAAAGTTTTCATGATCCTGGTGACTAACTCAAGATATGATTTCGAGATCCTGGAGTTTTTAGAAGGTCTTCCTCAGACTCTCGAAGTACATCGACTCTATGGAGATTATGATATACTCGCTAAACTCGAAGTCAGAGATTTAAAAGAACTCTCAAACATTAAAAATGAGCTTTTAAGGAAGGGAGGCATATTACGTACTGAGACGCTTATTGCTGAGGAGGGATGA